A section of the Paenibacillus yonginensis genome encodes:
- a CDS encoding oxidoreductase yields the protein MNKVWFVTGSSRGLGRALAEEVLKQGHKLFATARKPEQLAELVQQYPGQVEAFALDVTHKEQVQAAVQKAVEVFGRIDVLVNNAGYGNIASIEEVTEDDLRAQIETNLFGVINVTQAVLPVMRKQRAGHILQISSIGGRIGSPGLGAYQTAKWAVEGFSEVLTEEVKPLGIKVTIIEPSGFRTDWAGSSISYQEPMEDYQATVGNMHELLRQGSGKQDGDPVRAAQAMIAITAEPSPPLRLLLGKTAVQMAKQADQAKLAETEKWEALSVSADFPE from the coding sequence ATGAATAAAGTGTGGTTCGTTACGGGAAGTTCACGCGGCTTAGGCCGTGCTTTGGCCGAGGAAGTGCTGAAGCAGGGTCACAAGCTGTTTGCTACCGCCCGCAAACCCGAGCAGCTGGCTGAGCTAGTGCAGCAATATCCGGGGCAGGTAGAGGCTTTCGCTCTCGATGTCACCCATAAAGAGCAAGTGCAAGCGGCCGTGCAAAAAGCGGTTGAGGTTTTTGGCCGGATTGATGTGCTGGTGAACAACGCGGGGTATGGAAATATCGCATCAATCGAAGAAGTCACGGAAGACGATTTAAGAGCTCAAATCGAAACCAATCTGTTTGGCGTTATTAACGTTACTCAAGCCGTTCTTCCTGTTATGCGCAAGCAGCGGGCCGGACATATCCTCCAAATCTCTTCAATCGGAGGCCGCATCGGATCTCCCGGTCTTGGCGCCTACCAGACGGCCAAATGGGCGGTGGAAGGTTTCTCGGAGGTGTTGACTGAAGAAGTCAAACCGCTGGGCATTAAAGTCACGATCATCGAACCAAGCGGGTTCCGTACGGATTGGGCAGGATCATCCATAAGTTATCAGGAGCCTATGGAGGACTATCAGGCAACTGTGGGCAACATGCATGAGCTGTTGCGGCAAGGCTCCGGCAAACAAGACGGGGATCCGGTACGTGCCGCACAAGCCATGATTGCCATCACGGCCGAGCCTTCCCCTCCTCTGCGGCTTCTCCTCGGCAAAACAGCCGTGCAAATGGCCAAACAAGCGGATCAGGCCAAACTCGCCGAAACGGAAAAATGGGAAGCGCTAAGCGTTTCTGCTGATTTCCCTGAATAA
- a CDS encoding CheR family methyltransferase gives MLHNNEHEATVREQDPDYLGFVKNVKQSTGIDLALYKEAQMKRRLTTLRNKNGYNTFEDFFKAMTANKKLFYEFLDRMTINVSEFWRNPNRWEVLRDTVLPELLKKNSRLKIWSAACSTGEEPYTIAMILSDMGLLGTSSLTATDIDEGALQKAAKGLYIDRSIKDVPEDVASRYFTKEGLMLRVSDQLKNAVTFKKQNLLLDPFETNHDLIVCRNVMIYFTEEAKHDLYHKFSAALRPGGMLFVGSTEQIFSPGRYGLEAAETFFYRKL, from the coding sequence ATGCTGCATAATAATGAACACGAAGCGACAGTACGGGAGCAGGATCCTGATTATTTGGGATTTGTGAAAAACGTGAAGCAGAGCACCGGCATTGACCTGGCTCTGTATAAAGAAGCACAGATGAAACGGCGTTTAACGACGCTGCGGAATAAAAACGGCTATAACACCTTCGAGGATTTCTTTAAAGCGATGACGGCGAACAAAAAGCTGTTCTATGAATTTCTGGACCGGATGACGATCAACGTATCCGAGTTCTGGCGGAATCCCAACCGCTGGGAAGTGCTGCGTGATACGGTGCTGCCGGAGCTGCTGAAGAAGAACAGCCGCCTGAAGATCTGGAGCGCGGCCTGCTCGACCGGAGAGGAGCCGTATACCATTGCTATGATTCTATCGGATATGGGGCTGCTGGGGACGTCAAGCCTGACGGCTACCGATATTGATGAGGGAGCCCTGCAAAAGGCTGCAAAAGGTCTTTACATTGACCGTTCGATCAAGGATGTGCCGGAGGACGTAGCTTCGCGTTACTTCACCAAAGAAGGCCTGATGCTGCGGGTAAGCGACCAGCTTAAGAATGCCGTGACATTCAAGAAGCAGAATTTGCTGCTTGATCCTTTTGAAACGAATCATGATTTGATTGTTTGCCGCAATGTCATGATTTATTTTACCGAAGAAGCGAAACATGACCTCTACCATAAATTTTCGGCGGCACTTCGTCCCGGGGGCATGCTGTTTGTCGGCAGTACGGAGCAGATTTTCTCTCCCGGCAGATATGGCTTGGAAGCGGCAGAGACCTTTTTCTACCGAAAGCTGTAA
- the ndk gene encoding nucleoside-diphosphate kinase, translating into MERTFMMVKPDGVQRGLIGRIISRLEDKGFKLIAGKFMQISEAQAKRHYAEHEGKAFFDELVGFITSGPVFAMVWEGDDIVTLSRTLMGKTKVTEALPGTIRGDFAAHTPFNLIHGSDSPESAAREIANFFEEKELLTYNKTIADWI; encoded by the coding sequence ATGGAACGGACGTTTATGATGGTTAAACCGGACGGAGTACAGCGTGGTCTTATCGGCCGTATTATCAGCCGTTTGGAAGACAAAGGGTTCAAATTGATTGCCGGAAAGTTCATGCAGATTTCCGAAGCGCAAGCCAAACGCCATTATGCCGAGCATGAAGGGAAAGCCTTTTTTGACGAACTCGTCGGATTTATTACTTCCGGACCCGTGTTCGCTATGGTTTGGGAAGGCGACGATATCGTAACCCTCTCTCGAACGCTGATGGGCAAAACGAAAGTAACGGAAGCACTTCCGGGAACGATCCGCGGGGATTTTGCAGCTCATACGCCGTTTAATTTGATCCACGGCTCAGACAGTCCGGAAAGCGCGGCGCGTGAAATTGCAAATTTCTTTGAAGAGAAGGAATTGCTTACTTATAATAAAACTATTGCTGACTGGATATGA
- a CDS encoding polyprenyl synthetase family protein has translation MKMLDLFGPMKKDMDFIEKQLYRSIEGEEGLLSSTSSHLLKAGGKRLRPVFVLLGGKFGNYDLERLQYVAVPLELIHSASLVHDDVIDDADTRRGKPTVKSQWDNRIAMYTGDYIYGKALTLATRLEDPKIHQILAKAMVQMSIGEMEQIRDFFNTEQSVRNYLLRIRRKTALLIAISCQLGAIAAGASDEMSRLLYRYGYNVGMAFQIRDDLLDLFGTEKQIGKPPGSDMRQGNITLPVLYALREEELREPLLQEIREIHKMDGRKDASDAIQMIRQSSGVATAEGLADRYIDKALDALSRLPENKARKNLQDIAHFVNRRTY, from the coding sequence ATGAAAATGTTGGATTTGTTTGGCCCCATGAAGAAAGATATGGATTTTATCGAAAAGCAGCTGTACAGAAGCATTGAAGGGGAAGAGGGCCTGCTCAGCAGCACCTCCAGTCATCTGCTCAAGGCCGGAGGCAAACGGCTGCGTCCTGTCTTTGTCCTGCTAGGTGGCAAATTTGGCAACTACGATCTGGAGAGGCTGCAGTATGTAGCGGTACCGCTAGAGCTGATTCATTCCGCTTCCTTGGTTCATGATGATGTGATTGACGATGCCGATACAAGGCGCGGGAAACCAACGGTCAAATCTCAATGGGATAACCGGATTGCCATGTATACGGGGGATTATATATACGGCAAAGCTTTGACGCTGGCCACGCGGCTGGAAGATCCGAAGATCCATCAGATTCTGGCCAAAGCGATGGTGCAGATGTCCATAGGCGAAATGGAGCAGATCCGCGATTTCTTTAATACGGAGCAGTCCGTTCGCAATTATCTGCTGCGTATTAGAAGGAAGACCGCATTGCTAATCGCCATCAGCTGCCAGCTTGGAGCCATCGCTGCAGGCGCCTCTGACGAGATGAGCCGCTTGCTGTACCGTTACGGATACAACGTGGGCATGGCCTTCCAGATTCGGGATGACCTGCTCGATCTGTTCGGCACCGAGAAGCAAATCGGCAAACCTCCGGGCAGCGATATGCGGCAGGGAAATATCACGCTTCCTGTGCTATATGCACTCCGGGAGGAAGAACTGCGGGAGCCTCTGCTTCAGGAGATTCGGGAAATCCACAAAATGGACGGCCGCAAGGATGCTTCGGACGCCATTCAGATGATCCGCCAAAGCTCGGGGGTTGCAACGGCTGAAGGGCTTGCGGACCGTTACATCGACAAGGCGCTTGACGCGCTTTCCCGGCTTCCCGAGAACAAAGCGAGAAAGAATTTACAGGATATTGCGCATTTTGTGAATAGAAGAACATATTAA